The DNA window TGTTTCTCATTGCACCTCAGTTATAACAACGAAGAGACCAAATAGAATGTTAGGATTTTGTGCGAAGATATTGAGATTTGAAAGGGATAGTATGTGCATATATAGGACCGTTGTGTTAATTTTATCATGTCCAACTAAATACAACTGGGCTGCTAACGATGTGCTTTCCATCCGACCATTCCAAATGAGTGAAGCTAGTTGTGCCCGAAGGCATGGAATTTGCCGTAAATGTCActgtgtaagttttcttctcatTTGAATTGGTGAAATCTAGCACATCCGGCACAATCTCCATCTTCACCATCTTCGTCTCCTGAGGGATTGAGACTCTGTAAGTTGCTGGAGTTCCCACATTTGTCAGAGTTCTTGTGTATTTGATTACTGATGGTGTGGTACTACCACCATTTGGGCCTGAAGCTGTCTGTAGGGGAACTGAAAAAGATGGGTAGTTGAGATCAGCTACCCTATATTCCTTATCCGCCTTGCAGGAATACTCTTGCTTTGTGATGATTTTGATCATATTTGAGCTGTAGTTTATGGCACAAAGAAAATCCATATAGTCATTAATAGTAGCATCATACACAAGACCAGGATCAAGTGCTGATATAGGATCAACATGTCCTGCACCATAATCAAATGGTGTTGCTGGCAATCCGGTTGCACTATCTTGAATGCCTTTTTCACTCTTACTATTTGCTATAAGCTGTAGTCATCAGAGCCGATCTTATAGCTGCAGGGCTCCATTCTGGATGCACGGCCTTGACGAGTGCTGCTAATCCGCTCACATGTGGGCACGACATTGAAGTACCAGAAACTATGTTGAAATTCACTTGTCGGGTGTCTTCTGATAAACCTGTTGGACCTACTTTACCCGTCCAACCCGCAAGAATATTAACGCCTGGTGCTATTAGATCAGGCTTGAGTATATCTGGCGTGATGGGGTTTGGACCTCTGGAACTGAATGCTGCCATGACGGGTGATGGCTGCACTCCAAGTAGGGTGCCTCCCGAAGCAATTGTGGCACTTGGATTTGATTCGGACGAGATGTATTTCTTTATCTCGTCACCTTCTGTCTGACCCACAGCTGCTGTTGGTATAAAATGGGCGTCAGCAACCAGCTCTTCTCCATAGGTTTCGGTGTTTGCAAGAATCATCCCTATCCCACCTGCATCTTTTACCACCAACCCTTTTTGTGACCTTGCATTCAGCCCACGCTCGCAAAGCACGATTTTCCCTTTCACTTTCTCTTGAAGCAGAGTCTCTCTCATGCAGAGTCTGCCGTAGGATGAATTGCTGACGCTCCCAGCATATACCAGTGGAGTTGAGGATGTTAAAGGTTTCCCACTATAAAGTGATGCCCCAGTAAAGTTCCTACCATTTCCAAGGCTAACATATGCAGGAAATTGACGATCCATTGTACCAGCTCCTACAGTCGTTAACCAAGGTGCCACATTCGACAGACTCCCACGACTTGGCCCACCATTTCCAGCAGAGCACGAAACTAGAATGCCTTGGGATGTTGCGGCAAATGCTCCAATTGCAACCATGTCTCTGGAGTAATCAGAATACGAGCCGCCACCAAGTGACAAGGAAAGCACGTTCACGCCGTCTTCGATTGCCTTCTCCATTGCTGCTAATATATCACTACTGACACATCCCCCAAGCCAGCAGACTTTGTATGCTGCCACTCTAGCACGTCTCGCCATCCCACGCGCCGTACCCGCCGCAAAACCGAACAGGCTTGCTCCAACCACTGCCGATCCTGCTGCTGTGCTCGCAGTATGTGTTCCGTGGCCGTCATCATCTCTAGGAGACCTCGATTCTGATGCTTCTTCAATGGCTCCAAACGCCGCCTCAAATCCCCGTGAG is part of the Primulina tabacum isolate GXHZ01 chromosome 18, ASM2559414v2, whole genome shotgun sequence genome and encodes:
- the LOC142533556 gene encoding LOW QUALITY PROTEIN: subtilisin-like protease SBT1.7 (The sequence of the model RefSeq protein was modified relative to this genomic sequence to represent the inferred CDS: deleted 1 base in 1 codon), which codes for MSKLGILPFTTFLLLLCFFHAFADAEKSNYKKKTYIVHMDKFNMPAYFEDHLQWYDSSLKTVSLSANMIYTYSNVIHGYSVRLTPEEARMLEAKSGILSVQEEVKYELHTTRSPEFLGLLNSDAFLLDSGTMSEVIVGVLDTGVWPESGSFDDNGLGPVPSGWKGECEVGTNFTTSSCNRKLIGARFFSRGFEAAFGAIEEASESRSPRDDDGHGTHTASTAAGSAVVGASLFGFAAGTARGMARRARVAAYKVCWLGGCVSSDILAAMEKAIEDGVNVLSLSLGGGSYSDYSRDMVAIGAFAATSQGILVSCSAGNGGPSRGSLSNVAPWLTTVGAGTMDRQFPAYVSLGNGRNFTGASLYSGKPLTSSTPLVYAGSVSNSSYGRLCMRETLLQEKVKGKIVLCERGLNARSQKGLVVKDAGGIGMILANTETYGEELVADAHFIPTAAVGQTEGDEIKKYISSESNPSATIASGGTLLGVQPSPVMAAFSSRGPNPITPDILKPDLIAPGVNILAGWTGKVGPTGLSEDTRQVNFNIVSGTSMSCPHVSGLAALVKAVHPEWSPAAIRSALMTTAYSNSKSEKGIQDSATGLPATPFDYGAGHVDPISALDPGLVYDATINDYMDFLCAINYSSNMIKIITKQEYSCKADKEYRVADLNYPSFSVPLQTASGPNGGSTTPSVIKYTRTLTNVGTPATYRVSIPQETKMVKMEIVPDVLDFTNSNEKKTYTVTFTANSMPSGTTSFTHLEWSDGKHIVSSPVVFSWT